One window of the Rosa rugosa chromosome 3, drRosRugo1.1, whole genome shotgun sequence genome contains the following:
- the LOC133737296 gene encoding uncharacterized protein LOC133737296, with the protein MEKLCLTLYFSACKLRHYMLSFTTSIIAQTDLVKYMLSRLILRGRIGKWVLALSEFSLQYVPQKAVKGQAIADFLAHHPMLDIPPVKELEIAITTATRPDLAHIPEYAIWYQATVSLQPWVLFFDGSRTETLAGAGIVLENPAGDRFSYSFQLEFKCTNNQAEYEALIIGLEVLLEMGVRDVQVRGDSLLVINQLQEKYRCVSCLLMPYLTRAIELLDQFDDADLEYIPRERNFAANELAQLATGITLKYGVRERILKVERRTLPSWLARPDPPDDPVVAVLEPIDVDWRIPLIAYLKHPDLTTDRKVRFLALNYFLRGDDVEKMAWTSDVSMAERQNS; encoded by the coding sequence ATGGAAAAGTTGTGTCTCACGTTGTACTTCTCCGCTTGCAAGTTGCGACATTATATGCTATCCTTTACTACAAGCATCATCGCTCAAACCGACCTGGttaagtacatgttgtcgcgcCTTATTCTAAGgggccgcattggcaaatgggtattaGCTCTATCAGAGTTTTCGTTACAATATGTTCCACAGAAAGCAGTGAAGGGACAAGCTATTGCAGATTTTttggcacatcaccctatgttggatatTCCCCCAGTCAAGGAATTAGAGATCGCGATCACCACCGCAACTCGACCAGATTTGGCGCACATCCCAGAATATGCAATATGGTATCAAGCCACTGTCTCACTgcaaccctgggtattattCTTCGATGGATCAAGAACAGAAACATTAGCAGGAGCCGGAATTGTTCTGGAAAAcccagcgggcgatcgtttctcctattctttccaattggagtttAAATGCACTAATAACcaggcagagtatgaggcccttattATTGGCCTGGAAGTCTTACTGGAAATGGGGgtaagggacgttcaggtacgtGGTGACTCTCTGCTCGTGATAAATCAGCTCCAGGAGAAGTACAGGTGCGTAAGCTGTTTGCTCATGCCATATCTCACccgcgccattgagcttctggatcagTTTGATGACGCTGATTTGGAATACATACCCCGCGAGCGCaattttgcggccaatgagcttgcTCAATTGGCTACGGGTATTACACTGaaatatggggttcgcgagcgcataCTGAAAGTTGAGCGCCGCACGCTGCCTTCATGGCTCGCACGGCCTGACCCGCCCGACGATCCGGTCGTCGCTGTCCTAGaacctattgacgtcgattggcgaatTCCGTTGATCGCTTACCTCAAGCATCCAGATCTTACGACAGACCGGAAGGTTCGTTTTCTTGCCTTGAACTACTTCCTCAGGGGCGACGACGTGGAGAAGATGGCATGGACTTCAGATGTGTCTATGGCAGAGAGGCAAAACAGCTAA
- the LOC133735225 gene encoding aldehyde oxidase GLOX-like, giving the protein MKKCPTLLHLIVSFLFISTFLFSLTHAAGGKWELLLKSVGISAMHMQLLHNDRVVMFDRTNFGKSNLSLPNGVCRNNPNDTALKVDCTAHSAEYDVASNQIRPLFVFTDTWCSSGSVNPSGSLVQTGGFNDGERRVRVFDPCPTCDWKEIEFGLVNRRWYATNHILPDGKQIIVGGRRQFNYEFYPKSEGTMNAHSLPFLVETSDGNAIENNLYPFVFLNVDGNLFIFANNRAILFDYVAGKIVKTYPTIPGGDPRSYPSTGSAVMLPLMSSKGQAVAAEVLVCGGAPKGSYVSAQGGTFVEALKTCARIKITDPNPQWLVEDMPLARVMGDMTLLPNGDVLIINGAGLGAAGWEIGRNPVLNPVVYKPDNAVRSRFEQQNPSTIPRMYHSTAVLLRDGRVLVGGSNPHNRYEFSNVLFPTELALEAFSPNYLDSQFASIRPSILSPRSQAKVGYGKKLAIQFSITGKIALNSVSVTMASPSFTTHSFSMNHRLVVLASENVRELGNLKFEVQVTTPASGNLAPSGYYLVYVIHQQIPSAGIWVKIQ; this is encoded by the coding sequence ATGAAGAAGTGCCCAACTCTACTCCATCTCATTGTTTCATTCCTCTTCATATCCACTTTTCTCTTCTCCCTGACCCACGCCGCCGGCGGCAAATGGGAGCTGCTTCTGAAAAGCGTCGGCATTTCCGCCATGCACATGCAGCTTCTCCACAACGACCGCGTCGTCATGTTCGACCGCACCAACTTCGGAAAATCCAACCTCTCCCTCCCCAACGGCGTCTGCCGCAACAACCCCAACGACACGGCGCTTAAAGTAGACTGCACGGCTCACTCGGCCGAGTACGACGTGGCGTCTAACCAAATTCGTCCCCTGTTCGTGTTCACAGACACGTGGTGCTCCTCGGGATCAGTAAACCCCAGCGGAAGTCTGGTCCAGACGGGAGGTTTCAACGACGGAGAGagaagggttagggtttttgatCCGTGTCCTACTTGTGACTGGAAAGAGATCGAGTTCGGGTTAGTCAACCGGAGATGGTACGCCACCAATCATATTCTGCCAGATGGAAAGCAGATAATCGTCGGCGGACGGCGGCAGTTCAACTACGAGTTTTACCCCAAAAGTGAAGGCACAATGAACGCTCACAGTTTGCCTTTTCTTGTCGAGACAAGTGACGGCAATGCCATAGAGAACAATCTCTAcccctttgtttttctcaacGTTGACGGCAACCTTTTCATCTTCGCCAACAATAGAGCTATATTATTCGATTATGTTGCCGGTAAAATCGTGAAGACGTACCCAACAATACCCGGTGGAGACCCGAGGTCGTATCCGAGCACCGGTTCAGCGGTGATGTTACCTCTCATGAGTTCAAAAGGTCAGGCTGTGGCAGCTGAGGTTTTAGTCTGCGGTGGAGCTCCCAAAGGCTCTTATGTTAGTGCCCAAGGGGGGactttcgtggaagcattgaagACATGCGCTCGGATCAAAATAACCGACCCGAACCCGCAGTGGCTTGTGGAAGACATGCCTCTAGCTAGAGTCATGGGTGACATGACGTTACTTCCCAACGGTGACGTTTTAATTATCAACGGTGCCGGACTAGGTGCCGCAGGGTGGGAGATCGGGCGGAACCCGGTACTCAACCCGGTTGTTTACAAGCCCGATAATGCGGTCAGGTCACGGTTCGAGCAACAAAACCCTAGTACCATACCACGGATGTACCACTCCACTGCAGTACTGCTACGTGATGGAAGGGTACTTGTTGGAGGTAGTAACCCTCATAATCGTTACGAGTTCTCAAACGTGCTTTTCCCAACCGAACTTGCCTTGGAGGCATTCTCTCCTAATTACTTGGACTCGCAATTCGCAAGTATACGTCCGAGCATCTTATCACCTCGGTCACAAGCTAAGGTTGGTTATGGAAAGAAGCTAGCCATTCAATTTTCGATAACGGGGAAAATAGCACTCAACTCGGTGTCTGTTACGATGGCGTCACCTTCATTTACTACGCATTCGTTCTCGATGAACCATAGGCTAGTGGTTCTTGCTTCCGAAAATGTTAGAGAACTTGGGAACTTGAAGTTTGAAGTTCAGGTTACGACTCCGGCTTCCGGTAATCTTGCACCTTCCGGATATTATCTTGTATATGTGATTCATCAGCAGATTCCAAGTGCGGGCATTTGGGTCAAAATTCAGTAA
- the LOC133736781 gene encoding uncharacterized protein LOC133736781: MQLVVIPEPVTLDGPPEAEDRMSLLPTFREEPIPLLASTVLDLDPILGEAALAPMVGFREPAVEEGPNAEVAAEEIANEDPAEPVPNVIGQEPAPHAPQVIEAGEPEELHEPVPEAIPVAEPPEAPGAEPPTPSTLERLARVLEVTPPGVIDEAREGLRRLLGPDILIPDAPARVLEYLRVLLREGAVTEEQFQEVDGLLRDLPQGLNERAVANAQARQTETHYQALTHQTDNARGHLGDQADLIRDLTLERNHLRSQILSFQARLIEVTAMLAHAEPQLEQPLAAFETLSQELAQARVAAQQAAQAAADANFRLDELFLRLTRAGRRFLGP, encoded by the exons ATGCAGCTGGTTGTAATTCCAGAACCAGTTACACTTGACGGTCCGCCTGAGGCTGAAGACAGGATGTCTCTCCTTCCTACCTTCCGCGAGGAACCCATTCCCCTTCTGGCATCGACGGTGCTTGACCTGGACCCAATCCTTGGTGAAGCTGCTCTAGCGCCAATGGTAGGTTTCCGCGAGCCAGCAGTTGAAGAG ggTCCAAACGCGGAAGTAGCAGCAGAAGAAATCGCGAACGAGGATCCCGCTGAACCTGTTCCTAATGTGATTGGCCAAGAACCTGCCCCccatgccccccaagtcattgaagCTGGGGAACCTGAAGAACTTCATGAACCAGTACCAGAAGCTATACCCGTCGCGGAGCCTCCTGAGGCCCCTGGCGCTGAACCCCCTACTCCATCTACTTTAGAACGTTTAGCTCGCGTGCTCGAAGTGACCCCACCTGGGGTTATAGATGAAGCTAGGGAAGGTCTCCGTCGCCTCTTGGGTCCCGATATACTGATTCCTGATGCGCCCGCGAGAGTTTTGGAGTATCTGAGGGTGCTTCTTCGCGAGGGCGCGGTCACTGAAGAACAATTCCAAGAGGTTGATGGACTGCTGCGAGATCTCCCACAAGGGCTTAACGAGAGGGCAGTTGCTAACGCACAGGCTAGACAGACTGAAACACATTACCAAGCTCTTACTCATCAAACTGACAATGCTCGCGGTCACTTGGGCGACCAGGCTGAtctcatcagggatctgacACTCGAGAGGAACCACCTAAGATCCCagattctttcttttcaagCCCGTTTGATCGAGGTTACTGCTATGCTTGCCCACGCGGAGCCTCAattggaacaacccctcgctgccttcgagacgctgtcccaagaactggcccaagcccgtgtggcagcccaacaagccgctcaagctgctgcggatgctaaCTTTCGACTGGACGAACTCTTTCTCCGCTTGACCCGAGCAGGCCGGAGATTTTTAGGCCCCTAG
- the LOC133736779 gene encoding putative pentatricopeptide repeat-containing protein At3g18840 produces the protein MQSLKEALISHVQSIKSGLTLGIFTSNQLIHRYSRHGLIQDAQKLFDEMPHRNVYSWNAIISTHIRSRNLERARHLFDSASFKDLVTYNSMLSGYTSTEGYEACALGLFAEMQSRDDRIRVDEVTLTTMLNLSAKLEVVCYGKQLHSCMVRTANDLSGFAVSSLIDMYSKCGCFRDAWRVFSGYRGMVDSVSKNAMVAACCREGKLDMAVDLFWREPEINDTVSWNTMISGYVQNGFVEEALNLFVRMAEDGFRWNEHTFASVLSACSGLRNFRLGKEVHGWVLKNAMSSNPFISSGIVDVYCKCGNMSYAKSVHAAMGIRNSFSITSLISGHASQGNLVEARLLFDSLAERSMVVWTALFSGYLKSQQFEAVFKLLSEFREKEVIVPDALILISVLGACAIQAALDPGKQIHAYILRNNIEGDKKLFSALIDMYSKSGNITYAEKIFKSVFDRDIIVYNVILAGYAHHGCETKAIQIFKELLKRGIRPDAVTFLALLSACRHSCLVELGEQFFWSMTKDYNLLPELDHYACMIDLYGRADQLEKAKALIRNIRIELDTSVWGAFLNACRVNGNTILAREAEERLLELGGGTGDRYVQLANFYAAEGNWKEVGRLRKKMKGKEVKKTAGCSWLYVDNGVHIFISGDKSHPKTENIYFTLASLTEELYQISGESIEVIF, from the coding sequence ATGCAGTCTCTGAAAGAGGCTCTCATCTCCCACGTTCAATCCATAAAGTCTGGTTTAACACTGGGCATTTTCACCTCCAACCAACTCATCCACCGTTACTCCAGACATGGCCTCATTCAAGACGCCCAGAAGCTGTTCGACGAAATGCCCCACCGAAACGTCTACTCTTGGAACGCCATAATCTCCACCCACATCAGATCACGCAACTTGGAACGAGCCCGGCACCTATTCGACTCTGCTTCTTTCAAAGATTTGGTCACTTACAACTCTATGCTCTCTGGCTACACAAGCACAGAAGGGTACGAGGCTTGTGCGCTTGGGTTGTTTGCCGAAATGCAGTCGCGGGATGATCGGATTAGAGTTGATGAGGTTACTCTAACTACCATGCTTAACTTGAGTGCCAAGTTAGAGGTGGTTTGTTATGGAAAGCAGTTGCATTCGTGTATGGTGAGAACTGCCAATGATCTGAGTGGGTTTGCGGTGAGCTCTTTAATTGATATGTACTCTAAGTGCGGGTGTTTTCGTGATGCTTGGCGCGTGTTTAGTGGATATAGAGGGATGGTTGACTCGGTTTCGAAGAATGCAATGGTGGCAGCCTGTTGTAGAGAAGGAAAATTGGATATGGCGGTTGATCTTTTTTGGAGAGAACCGGAGATTAACGATACTGTGTCTTGGAACACAATGATTTCAGGGTATGTGCAGAATGGTTTTGTAGAGGAGGCACTGAATTTGTTTGTTCGCATGGCGGAAGATGGATTTCGATGGAATGAGCATACTTTTGCTAGTGTTTTGAGTGCTTGCTCTGGTTTGAGGAACTTCAGACTAGGAAAGGAAGTCCATGGTTGGGTGTTGAAGAATGCGATGAGTTCTAATCCGTTTATAAGTAGCGGCATTGTTGATGTCTATTGCAAGTGTGGAAATATGAGTTATGCAAAGTCAGTTCATGCAGCAATGGGAATTAGAAATTCGTTTTCAATCACTTCATTGATCTCGGGTCATGCCTCTCAAGGTAACCTAGTAGAAGCAAGGTTGCTTTTTGATTCATTGGCTGAAAGGAGTATGGTTGTATGGACAGCTTTGTTTTCTGGATATCTCAAATCACAACAATTTGAAGCTGTATTTAAGCTTTTGAGCGAGTTCAGGGAAAAGGAAGTAATTGTTCCTGATGCTTTGATTCTCATTAGTGTGCTTGGTGCCTGTGCAATTCAAGCTGCCCTGGACCCTGGGAAGCAGATTCATGCTTACATCTTGAGGAATAACATTGAAGGAGACAAGAAATTGTTCAGTGCTTTGATTGATATGTACTCAAAATCTGGGAATATTACTTATGCGGAAAAGATTTTTAAAAGTGTTTTTGACAGAGATATAATCGTTTACAATGTGATATTAGCTGGTTATGCTCACCATGGTTGTGAAACTAAAGCTATCCAAATCTTCAAAGAACTGTTGAAGAGAGGTATTAGGCCTGATGCAGTCACATTTTTAGCACTTCTTTCAGCTTGTCGTCACTCTTGTTTGGTGGAATTGGGTGAGCAATTTTTCTGGTCCATGACAAAAGATTATAACCTATTGCCTGAACTGGATCACTATGCATGTATGATTGACTTGTATGGCAGGGCTGATCAACTTGAGAAGGCAAAAGCATTGATAAGAAATATCCGTATAGAATTGGATACCAGTGTATGGGGGGCATTCCTGAATGCTTGTCGGGTAAATGGAAATACAATACTTGCTAGAGAGGCAGAGGAGAGACTTCTAGAACTTGGAGGAGGTACTGGTGATCGGTATGTGCAGTTGGCTAATTTCTATGCTGCTGAGGGAAACTGGAAGGAGGTTGGGAGAttaaggaagaagatgaaaggGAAAGAGGTCAAGAAGACTGCTGGTTGCAGTTGGTTATATGTGGATAATGGAGTTCATATATTTATTTCTGGTGATAAAAGTCACCCAAAAACAGAGAATATATATTTTACCTTAGCATCCTTGACTGAAGAGCTATATCAGATATCTGGGGAATCTATTGAGGTCATATTTTGA